One segment of Rosa chinensis cultivar Old Blush chromosome 6, RchiOBHm-V2, whole genome shotgun sequence DNA contains the following:
- the LOC112172654 gene encoding B3 domain-containing protein Os01g0234100 isoform X2, whose amino-acid sequence MAVVEEHKESSSCPQPKLEKVRQPKNEDKDKPFCQNSSRLKQMTKNNNNLANYGKQVVSAKPMKSDSHKPKTCKKAKVKSLYDTSKAQCSVLERANELAANLAPEFPSLVKVMMPSHVTRVFWLGIPRSFCREHMPKDDTMIVLEDENGEEYQTKYLVAKEGLSGGWRAFSAAHKLLEGDVLVFHKVMPSKLKVYIVRSTGSDEVDCSLGLIKFDHGIRRIKAKVTACESSKNGKLEPISVETLHENVQKENTTACNTMSGPISNQYQIDSEVLYSEVLDGIRLSESVIPFKEVSCIENFKVTVSGSIINAEISEHHLIKYYELCRSQNSFLHEHILERLNSSLVAGIISETVNLSDAIRACKITTSECDFWTWDRTLQASEMLGMNVGFLRARLDQLASLASKSKLCKEARLARDQAVKDMITLEAKLVRAREVINRLNFEIESLNTSSKKLEAMFKEVAKAPW is encoded by the exons ATGGCAGTTGTTGAAGAACACAAAGAGAGCTCATCTTGCCCACAGCCCAAg CTTGAAAAGGTGAGACAACCAAAGAACGAAGACAAAGACAAGCCCTTTTGTCAAAACTCTTCACGTCTCAAACAGATGACCAAGAACAAT AACAATTTGGCAAATTATGGAAAACAGGTAGTCAGTGCTAAGCCAATGAAGTCTGACAG CCATAAACCAAAGACATGTAAGAAGGCCAAAGTCAAAAGCTTATATGATACATCCAAAGCTCAGTGTTCCGTTCTTGAAAGAGCAAATGAGCTTGCAGCAAACCTAGCACCAGAGTTTCCTAGCCTCGTCAAAGTTATGATGCCGTCACATGTTACTCGAGTCTTCTGGCTT GGTATTCCTAGGTCGTTCTGCCGTGAGCATATGCCAAAGGATGACACAATGATTGTCTTGGAAGATGAAAATGGGGAAGAATACCAAACGAAATATCTTGTGGCGAAGGAAGGATTGAGCGGTGGATGGAGAGCATTCTCAGCTGCTCACAAGTTACTGGAGGGAGATGTTCTAGTTTTCCACAAAGTCATGCCATCAAAATTGAAG GTGTATATTGTTAGATCAACTGGTTCAGATGAAGTGGATTGCTCTCTTGGTCTTATCAAATTTGATCATGGCATTAGACGAATCAAAGCTA AAGTTACTGCATGTGAAAGCTCAAAAAATGGGAAACTGGAACCTATTTCAGTGGAAACTCTgcatgaaaatgttcagaaggAGAACACCACAGCCTGTAATACCATGTCTGGTCCAATATCAAACCAGTATCAAATAGATAGTGAAGTTCTTTATTCTGAAGTTCTGGATGGAATAAGGCTTTCAGAGTCTGTTATCCCTTTCAAAGAAGTGAGCTGCATTGAGAACTTTAAGGTCACAGTCAGTGGTTCAATCATAAATGCTGAGATCTCCGAACACCATCTGATCAAGTACTATGAGCTCTGCCGCAGTCAAAACTCATTTCTTCATGAGCATATTCTTGAGCGTCTTAACTCCAGTCTGGTTGCTGGAATAATTTCCGAGACGGTAAATCTTTCGGATGCCATTAGAGCCTGCAAGATTACTACTTCAGAGTGTGATTTTTGGACTTGGGATAGGACTCTGCAAGCTTCTGAGATGTTAGGCATGAATGTTGGGTTCTTGCGTGCCCGGCTGGACCAGCTTGCAAGCCTtgcttcaaaatcaaaactgtGTAAagaggctagacttgcaagagacCAAGCAGTAAAGGATATGATAACCTTGGAAGCAAAGCTTGTAAGAGCCAGAGAGGTCATAAATAGGC
- the LOC112172654 gene encoding B3 domain-containing protein Os01g0234100 isoform X3, translated as MAVVEEHKESSSCPQPKLEKVRQPKNEDKDKPFCQNSSRLKQMTKNNVVSAKPMKSDSHKPKTCKKAKVKSLYDTSKAQCSVLERANELAANLAPEFPSLVKVMMPSHVTRVFWLGIPRSFCREHMPKDDTMIVLEDENGEEYQTKYLVAKEGLSGGWRAFSAAHKLLEGDVLVFHKVMPSKLKVYIVRSTGSDEVDCSLGLIKFDHGIRRIKATEVTACESSKNGKLEPISVETLHENVQKENTTACNTMSGPISNQYQIDSEVLYSEVLDGIRLSESVIPFKEVSCIENFKVTVSGSIINAEISEHHLIKYYELCRSQNSFLHEHILERLNSSLVAGIISETVNLSDAIRACKITTSECDFWTWDRTLQASEMLGMNVGFLRARLDQLASLASKSKLCKEARLARDQAVKDMITLEAKLVRAREVINRLNFEIESLNTSSKKLEAMFKEVAKAPW; from the exons ATGGCAGTTGTTGAAGAACACAAAGAGAGCTCATCTTGCCCACAGCCCAAg CTTGAAAAGGTGAGACAACCAAAGAACGAAGACAAAGACAAGCCCTTTTGTCAAAACTCTTCACGTCTCAAACAGATGACCAAGAACAAT GTAGTCAGTGCTAAGCCAATGAAGTCTGACAG CCATAAACCAAAGACATGTAAGAAGGCCAAAGTCAAAAGCTTATATGATACATCCAAAGCTCAGTGTTCCGTTCTTGAAAGAGCAAATGAGCTTGCAGCAAACCTAGCACCAGAGTTTCCTAGCCTCGTCAAAGTTATGATGCCGTCACATGTTACTCGAGTCTTCTGGCTT GGTATTCCTAGGTCGTTCTGCCGTGAGCATATGCCAAAGGATGACACAATGATTGTCTTGGAAGATGAAAATGGGGAAGAATACCAAACGAAATATCTTGTGGCGAAGGAAGGATTGAGCGGTGGATGGAGAGCATTCTCAGCTGCTCACAAGTTACTGGAGGGAGATGTTCTAGTTTTCCACAAAGTCATGCCATCAAAATTGAAG GTGTATATTGTTAGATCAACTGGTTCAGATGAAGTGGATTGCTCTCTTGGTCTTATCAAATTTGATCATGGCATTAGACGAATCAAAGCTA CAGAAGTTACTGCATGTGAAAGCTCAAAAAATGGGAAACTGGAACCTATTTCAGTGGAAACTCTgcatgaaaatgttcagaaggAGAACACCACAGCCTGTAATACCATGTCTGGTCCAATATCAAACCAGTATCAAATAGATAGTGAAGTTCTTTATTCTGAAGTTCTGGATGGAATAAGGCTTTCAGAGTCTGTTATCCCTTTCAAAGAAGTGAGCTGCATTGAGAACTTTAAGGTCACAGTCAGTGGTTCAATCATAAATGCTGAGATCTCCGAACACCATCTGATCAAGTACTATGAGCTCTGCCGCAGTCAAAACTCATTTCTTCATGAGCATATTCTTGAGCGTCTTAACTCCAGTCTGGTTGCTGGAATAATTTCCGAGACGGTAAATCTTTCGGATGCCATTAGAGCCTGCAAGATTACTACTTCAGAGTGTGATTTTTGGACTTGGGATAGGACTCTGCAAGCTTCTGAGATGTTAGGCATGAATGTTGGGTTCTTGCGTGCCCGGCTGGACCAGCTTGCAAGCCTtgcttcaaaatcaaaactgtGTAAagaggctagacttgcaagagacCAAGCAGTAAAGGATATGATAACCTTGGAAGCAAAGCTTGTAAGAGCCAGAGAGGTCATAAATAGGC
- the LOC112172654 gene encoding B3 domain-containing protein Os01g0234100 isoform X1, whose translation MAVVEEHKESSSCPQPKLEKVRQPKNEDKDKPFCQNSSRLKQMTKNNNNLANYGKQVVSAKPMKSDSHKPKTCKKAKVKSLYDTSKAQCSVLERANELAANLAPEFPSLVKVMMPSHVTRVFWLGIPRSFCREHMPKDDTMIVLEDENGEEYQTKYLVAKEGLSGGWRAFSAAHKLLEGDVLVFHKVMPSKLKVYIVRSTGSDEVDCSLGLIKFDHGIRRIKATEVTACESSKNGKLEPISVETLHENVQKENTTACNTMSGPISNQYQIDSEVLYSEVLDGIRLSESVIPFKEVSCIENFKVTVSGSIINAEISEHHLIKYYELCRSQNSFLHEHILERLNSSLVAGIISETVNLSDAIRACKITTSECDFWTWDRTLQASEMLGMNVGFLRARLDQLASLASKSKLCKEARLARDQAVKDMITLEAKLVRAREVINRLNFEIESLNTSSKKLEAMFKEVAKAPW comes from the exons ATGGCAGTTGTTGAAGAACACAAAGAGAGCTCATCTTGCCCACAGCCCAAg CTTGAAAAGGTGAGACAACCAAAGAACGAAGACAAAGACAAGCCCTTTTGTCAAAACTCTTCACGTCTCAAACAGATGACCAAGAACAAT AACAATTTGGCAAATTATGGAAAACAGGTAGTCAGTGCTAAGCCAATGAAGTCTGACAG CCATAAACCAAAGACATGTAAGAAGGCCAAAGTCAAAAGCTTATATGATACATCCAAAGCTCAGTGTTCCGTTCTTGAAAGAGCAAATGAGCTTGCAGCAAACCTAGCACCAGAGTTTCCTAGCCTCGTCAAAGTTATGATGCCGTCACATGTTACTCGAGTCTTCTGGCTT GGTATTCCTAGGTCGTTCTGCCGTGAGCATATGCCAAAGGATGACACAATGATTGTCTTGGAAGATGAAAATGGGGAAGAATACCAAACGAAATATCTTGTGGCGAAGGAAGGATTGAGCGGTGGATGGAGAGCATTCTCAGCTGCTCACAAGTTACTGGAGGGAGATGTTCTAGTTTTCCACAAAGTCATGCCATCAAAATTGAAG GTGTATATTGTTAGATCAACTGGTTCAGATGAAGTGGATTGCTCTCTTGGTCTTATCAAATTTGATCATGGCATTAGACGAATCAAAGCTA CAGAAGTTACTGCATGTGAAAGCTCAAAAAATGGGAAACTGGAACCTATTTCAGTGGAAACTCTgcatgaaaatgttcagaaggAGAACACCACAGCCTGTAATACCATGTCTGGTCCAATATCAAACCAGTATCAAATAGATAGTGAAGTTCTTTATTCTGAAGTTCTGGATGGAATAAGGCTTTCAGAGTCTGTTATCCCTTTCAAAGAAGTGAGCTGCATTGAGAACTTTAAGGTCACAGTCAGTGGTTCAATCATAAATGCTGAGATCTCCGAACACCATCTGATCAAGTACTATGAGCTCTGCCGCAGTCAAAACTCATTTCTTCATGAGCATATTCTTGAGCGTCTTAACTCCAGTCTGGTTGCTGGAATAATTTCCGAGACGGTAAATCTTTCGGATGCCATTAGAGCCTGCAAGATTACTACTTCAGAGTGTGATTTTTGGACTTGGGATAGGACTCTGCAAGCTTCTGAGATGTTAGGCATGAATGTTGGGTTCTTGCGTGCCCGGCTGGACCAGCTTGCAAGCCTtgcttcaaaatcaaaactgtGTAAagaggctagacttgcaagagacCAAGCAGTAAAGGATATGATAACCTTGGAAGCAAAGCTTGTAAGAGCCAGAGAGGTCATAAATAGGC
- the LOC112172654 gene encoding B3 domain-containing protein Os01g0234100 isoform X5, with translation MKSDSHKPKTCKKAKVKSLYDTSKAQCSVLERANELAANLAPEFPSLVKVMMPSHVTRVFWLGIPRSFCREHMPKDDTMIVLEDENGEEYQTKYLVAKEGLSGGWRAFSAAHKLLEGDVLVFHKVMPSKLKVYIVRSTGSDEVDCSLGLIKFDHGIRRIKATEVTACESSKNGKLEPISVETLHENVQKENTTACNTMSGPISNQYQIDSEVLYSEVLDGIRLSESVIPFKEVSCIENFKVTVSGSIINAEISEHHLIKYYELCRSQNSFLHEHILERLNSSLVAGIISETVNLSDAIRACKITTSECDFWTWDRTLQASEMLGMNVGFLRARLDQLASLASKSKLCKEARLARDQAVKDMITLEAKLVRAREVINRLNFEIESLNTSSKKLEAMFKEVAKAPW, from the exons ATGAAGTCTGACAG CCATAAACCAAAGACATGTAAGAAGGCCAAAGTCAAAAGCTTATATGATACATCCAAAGCTCAGTGTTCCGTTCTTGAAAGAGCAAATGAGCTTGCAGCAAACCTAGCACCAGAGTTTCCTAGCCTCGTCAAAGTTATGATGCCGTCACATGTTACTCGAGTCTTCTGGCTT GGTATTCCTAGGTCGTTCTGCCGTGAGCATATGCCAAAGGATGACACAATGATTGTCTTGGAAGATGAAAATGGGGAAGAATACCAAACGAAATATCTTGTGGCGAAGGAAGGATTGAGCGGTGGATGGAGAGCATTCTCAGCTGCTCACAAGTTACTGGAGGGAGATGTTCTAGTTTTCCACAAAGTCATGCCATCAAAATTGAAG GTGTATATTGTTAGATCAACTGGTTCAGATGAAGTGGATTGCTCTCTTGGTCTTATCAAATTTGATCATGGCATTAGACGAATCAAAGCTA CAGAAGTTACTGCATGTGAAAGCTCAAAAAATGGGAAACTGGAACCTATTTCAGTGGAAACTCTgcatgaaaatgttcagaaggAGAACACCACAGCCTGTAATACCATGTCTGGTCCAATATCAAACCAGTATCAAATAGATAGTGAAGTTCTTTATTCTGAAGTTCTGGATGGAATAAGGCTTTCAGAGTCTGTTATCCCTTTCAAAGAAGTGAGCTGCATTGAGAACTTTAAGGTCACAGTCAGTGGTTCAATCATAAATGCTGAGATCTCCGAACACCATCTGATCAAGTACTATGAGCTCTGCCGCAGTCAAAACTCATTTCTTCATGAGCATATTCTTGAGCGTCTTAACTCCAGTCTGGTTGCTGGAATAATTTCCGAGACGGTAAATCTTTCGGATGCCATTAGAGCCTGCAAGATTACTACTTCAGAGTGTGATTTTTGGACTTGGGATAGGACTCTGCAAGCTTCTGAGATGTTAGGCATGAATGTTGGGTTCTTGCGTGCCCGGCTGGACCAGCTTGCAAGCCTtgcttcaaaatcaaaactgtGTAAagaggctagacttgcaagagacCAAGCAGTAAAGGATATGATAACCTTGGAAGCAAAGCTTGTAAGAGCCAGAGAGGTCATAAATAGGC
- the LOC112172654 gene encoding B3 domain-containing protein Os01g0234100 isoform X6 — protein MAVVEEHKESSSCPQPKLEKVRQPKNEDKDKPFCQNSSRLKQMTKNNGIPRSFCREHMPKDDTMIVLEDENGEEYQTKYLVAKEGLSGGWRAFSAAHKLLEGDVLVFHKVMPSKLKVYIVRSTGSDEVDCSLGLIKFDHGIRRIKATEVTACESSKNGKLEPISVETLHENVQKENTTACNTMSGPISNQYQIDSEVLYSEVLDGIRLSESVIPFKEVSCIENFKVTVSGSIINAEISEHHLIKYYELCRSQNSFLHEHILERLNSSLVAGIISETVNLSDAIRACKITTSECDFWTWDRTLQASEMLGMNVGFLRARLDQLASLASKSKLCKEARLARDQAVKDMITLEAKLVRAREVINRLNFEIESLNTSSKKLEAMFKEVAKAPW, from the exons ATGGCAGTTGTTGAAGAACACAAAGAGAGCTCATCTTGCCCACAGCCCAAg CTTGAAAAGGTGAGACAACCAAAGAACGAAGACAAAGACAAGCCCTTTTGTCAAAACTCTTCACGTCTCAAACAGATGACCAAGAACAAT GGTATTCCTAGGTCGTTCTGCCGTGAGCATATGCCAAAGGATGACACAATGATTGTCTTGGAAGATGAAAATGGGGAAGAATACCAAACGAAATATCTTGTGGCGAAGGAAGGATTGAGCGGTGGATGGAGAGCATTCTCAGCTGCTCACAAGTTACTGGAGGGAGATGTTCTAGTTTTCCACAAAGTCATGCCATCAAAATTGAAG GTGTATATTGTTAGATCAACTGGTTCAGATGAAGTGGATTGCTCTCTTGGTCTTATCAAATTTGATCATGGCATTAGACGAATCAAAGCTA CAGAAGTTACTGCATGTGAAAGCTCAAAAAATGGGAAACTGGAACCTATTTCAGTGGAAACTCTgcatgaaaatgttcagaaggAGAACACCACAGCCTGTAATACCATGTCTGGTCCAATATCAAACCAGTATCAAATAGATAGTGAAGTTCTTTATTCTGAAGTTCTGGATGGAATAAGGCTTTCAGAGTCTGTTATCCCTTTCAAAGAAGTGAGCTGCATTGAGAACTTTAAGGTCACAGTCAGTGGTTCAATCATAAATGCTGAGATCTCCGAACACCATCTGATCAAGTACTATGAGCTCTGCCGCAGTCAAAACTCATTTCTTCATGAGCATATTCTTGAGCGTCTTAACTCCAGTCTGGTTGCTGGAATAATTTCCGAGACGGTAAATCTTTCGGATGCCATTAGAGCCTGCAAGATTACTACTTCAGAGTGTGATTTTTGGACTTGGGATAGGACTCTGCAAGCTTCTGAGATGTTAGGCATGAATGTTGGGTTCTTGCGTGCCCGGCTGGACCAGCTTGCAAGCCTtgcttcaaaatcaaaactgtGTAAagaggctagacttgcaagagacCAAGCAGTAAAGGATATGATAACCTTGGAAGCAAAGCTTGTAAGAGCCAGAGAGGTCATAAATAGGC
- the LOC112172654 gene encoding B3 domain-containing protein Os01g0234100 isoform X4, with the protein MTKNNNNLANYGKQVVSAKPMKSDSHKPKTCKKAKVKSLYDTSKAQCSVLERANELAANLAPEFPSLVKVMMPSHVTRVFWLGIPRSFCREHMPKDDTMIVLEDENGEEYQTKYLVAKEGLSGGWRAFSAAHKLLEGDVLVFHKVMPSKLKVYIVRSTGSDEVDCSLGLIKFDHGIRRIKATEVTACESSKNGKLEPISVETLHENVQKENTTACNTMSGPISNQYQIDSEVLYSEVLDGIRLSESVIPFKEVSCIENFKVTVSGSIINAEISEHHLIKYYELCRSQNSFLHEHILERLNSSLVAGIISETVNLSDAIRACKITTSECDFWTWDRTLQASEMLGMNVGFLRARLDQLASLASKSKLCKEARLARDQAVKDMITLEAKLVRAREVINRLNFEIESLNTSSKKLEAMFKEVAKAPW; encoded by the exons ATGACCAAGAACAAT AACAATTTGGCAAATTATGGAAAACAGGTAGTCAGTGCTAAGCCAATGAAGTCTGACAG CCATAAACCAAAGACATGTAAGAAGGCCAAAGTCAAAAGCTTATATGATACATCCAAAGCTCAGTGTTCCGTTCTTGAAAGAGCAAATGAGCTTGCAGCAAACCTAGCACCAGAGTTTCCTAGCCTCGTCAAAGTTATGATGCCGTCACATGTTACTCGAGTCTTCTGGCTT GGTATTCCTAGGTCGTTCTGCCGTGAGCATATGCCAAAGGATGACACAATGATTGTCTTGGAAGATGAAAATGGGGAAGAATACCAAACGAAATATCTTGTGGCGAAGGAAGGATTGAGCGGTGGATGGAGAGCATTCTCAGCTGCTCACAAGTTACTGGAGGGAGATGTTCTAGTTTTCCACAAAGTCATGCCATCAAAATTGAAG GTGTATATTGTTAGATCAACTGGTTCAGATGAAGTGGATTGCTCTCTTGGTCTTATCAAATTTGATCATGGCATTAGACGAATCAAAGCTA CAGAAGTTACTGCATGTGAAAGCTCAAAAAATGGGAAACTGGAACCTATTTCAGTGGAAACTCTgcatgaaaatgttcagaaggAGAACACCACAGCCTGTAATACCATGTCTGGTCCAATATCAAACCAGTATCAAATAGATAGTGAAGTTCTTTATTCTGAAGTTCTGGATGGAATAAGGCTTTCAGAGTCTGTTATCCCTTTCAAAGAAGTGAGCTGCATTGAGAACTTTAAGGTCACAGTCAGTGGTTCAATCATAAATGCTGAGATCTCCGAACACCATCTGATCAAGTACTATGAGCTCTGCCGCAGTCAAAACTCATTTCTTCATGAGCATATTCTTGAGCGTCTTAACTCCAGTCTGGTTGCTGGAATAATTTCCGAGACGGTAAATCTTTCGGATGCCATTAGAGCCTGCAAGATTACTACTTCAGAGTGTGATTTTTGGACTTGGGATAGGACTCTGCAAGCTTCTGAGATGTTAGGCATGAATGTTGGGTTCTTGCGTGCCCGGCTGGACCAGCTTGCAAGCCTtgcttcaaaatcaaaactgtGTAAagaggctagacttgcaagagacCAAGCAGTAAAGGATATGATAACCTTGGAAGCAAAGCTTGTAAGAGCCAGAGAGGTCATAAATAGGC